Below is a window of Mycolicibacterium chitae DNA.
TGTTCACGGGCCAGCCGGCGCCGCTGCAGCCCGGCTTCGCCGTCCGCGACGAAACCGAGGTCACTCCCCTGGTGCTCGACATCATGAATTACGCTGTCGCACAGTGACCGAGAAGAATGTGAACCCCCGCCATGTCGCGGCCGCGGCGGCCGCCGACACCGCAGCCATCCTGGCGTTCTGCGCGCTGGGTCGGCGCAGCCACGACGAGGGCGTGCACGTCGCCGGCCTCAGCAAGACCGCCTGGCCGTTCCTCAGCGGCACCGCCGTGGGCTGGTTGCTGTCGCGCGGTTGGCGGGCGCCGGGCGCCCTGCGGCCGACGGGCCTGGTGGTATGGCTGTCGACGGTGATCGTCGGAATGGTGCTGCGCAAGGTCAGTTCCGCCACCGTCGCGGCGCCGTTCGTCGCGGTCACCTCCGCGGTGACGGCGGTGCTGCTGCTCGGGTGGCGCGCCGCTACTGGCGTTCGCTGACCAGCGTCAGGATCACCCTCAGTCCGCCCAGCGGGCCGTCGGCCAACTCGACCCGGCCGCCGTGCAACTCGGCCTGCTGCGCCACCAGCGCCAGGCCCAGCCCGGAGCCGCCGGAAGCCGCGGTGCTGCCGCGCACGAACCGGCCCAGCACCGCATCGTGTTCCTCCTCGGGCAGTCCGCGGCCGTTGTCGTCGACGATGATCTCCATCCGGTTGCCCTCGCGCCGCGCGGTCAGCACTACGCGGGTGGCCCGTCCGTGCAGCACCGAGTTGCGCACCAGGTTGTCGACCGCCAGGCGCAGGCCGCCCGGCCAGGCCAGGATGACTCCCTCTGCGGGCGTGGCGAATTCGCAGCGCACCTCGATCTCGGGTCCGCCGGGGCGGGCGTTCTCGCGCAGCACCCGGTACAGCAATTCCTCGAGGTCGACGAGTTCGCGGTCCTCGTCCTGGGCCAGCTCCCCGGACGCCAACTGCCCCAGGGCGGTGATGGTGGCCTCGATCCGTCGCTGCGCGCGGGACAGGTCGGCGACCACCTCGGCGCGCTCCTCGGCGGGCAGGTCGTGGATGCGCAGGGTGTCCAGGTCGGCGCGCATGGCGGTCAGCGGGGTCCGCAACTCGTGGGCGGCGTTGGCCGCGAAATCCTGGGCCGCCTGCAGCGAGCGGGAGGTGGCCTCCTGCGCGGCGGCGAGCCGGCGCAGCGTGTCGATCATGGCCTCGGACAGGTCCTCGGCCTCCTTGACCCCGCGCACCGGGTCGATCCGATCCGAGCCGCCCTGGCCCAGCCGGCGGGTCTGCTCGGTCAGCTTGCGCAGCGGGCGGGTCGCCGCGCCGCCGAGCAGCCAGCCCAGACTCAGCGCGATGAGCAGGGCCAGCACGCCGATCCCGATGTACATCGGCACGCGGGCCCGGCTGAGCAGGATGCTGTCGGCGCGGATGCCGACCGACATCATGACGCCCTGCGGCTCGATCGGGAGGGTGCGGACCCGGTAGTCGACGCCGTTGACCGTCACCGTCTCGGTGCCGGGTGGCAGTTTGGGCAGTTGCAGCCCGCGCTGGAAGATCACCTGGCCGGTGCTCAGCGACCGGCCGGTGGACAGCACCGCGTTGCCGGGGGCGCCGACCTCGGTGCTGGCGTCGACGATGGCATCCAGGCGGCGGTCCAGCTGCTCGGCGTCGTTGCCCGCCAACGCGATCGAGGTCAACACCATCAGCGCGGCCACCACGGCGGCG
It encodes the following:
- a CDS encoding DUF3054 domain-containing protein, with protein sequence MNPRHVAAAAAADTAAILAFCALGRRSHDEGVHVAGLSKTAWPFLSGTAVGWLLSRGWRAPGALRPTGLVVWLSTVIVGMVLRKVSSATVAAPFVAVTSAVTAVLLLGWRAATGVR
- a CDS encoding sensor histidine kinase; its protein translation is MRAVFARWWPRLRASLRVRVAIAAAIAAAAVVAALMVLTSIALAGNDAEQLDRRLDAIVDASTEVGAPGNAVLSTGRSLSTGQVIFQRGLQLPKLPPGTETVTVNGVDYRVRTLPIEPQGVMMSVGIRADSILLSRARVPMYIGIGVLALLIALSLGWLLGGAATRPLRKLTEQTRRLGQGGSDRIDPVRGVKEAEDLSEAMIDTLRRLAAAQEATSRSLQAAQDFAANAAHELRTPLTAMRADLDTLRIHDLPAEERAEVVADLSRAQRRIEATITALGQLASGELAQDEDRELVDLEELLYRVLRENARPGGPEIEVRCEFATPAEGVILAWPGGLRLAVDNLVRNSVLHGRATRVVLTARREGNRMEIIVDDNGRGLPEEEHDAVLGRFVRGSTAASGGSGLGLALVAQQAELHGGRVELADGPLGGLRVILTLVSERQ